In one window of Streptomyces sp. FXJ1.172 DNA:
- a CDS encoding UbiX family flavin prenyltransferase, translated as MNAGETQREPWIVGVSGASGTPYAAAVLRALLAAGEAVDLVVSRASRLTLLDETGISFRDAHWQDDLREWLARGADGKPGTFDVDLGGVRYWSAGDLAAGPSSGSYPAKGMLIVPASTACVAGVALGLSKDLLQRTASVTLKERRTLVVAVREAPLNGQTLRHLVALDEAGASVVPASPAFYAGATHIQDLVDFVAGRVLDAAGVEHGLYRRWRGELGGGAAD; from the coding sequence GTGAACGCAGGAGAAACGCAGCGCGAGCCTTGGATCGTGGGGGTGTCCGGAGCTTCCGGTACGCCCTATGCGGCGGCCGTGCTGCGGGCGCTGCTGGCGGCGGGGGAGGCGGTGGACCTGGTCGTCAGCCGGGCCTCGCGGCTGACGCTGCTGGACGAGACGGGGATCTCGTTCCGGGACGCCCACTGGCAGGACGACCTGCGGGAATGGCTGGCCCGGGGGGCCGACGGCAAGCCGGGGACCTTCGATGTGGACCTCGGCGGGGTGCGGTACTGGAGCGCGGGGGACCTCGCCGCCGGGCCGTCCTCGGGCTCGTACCCGGCCAAGGGCATGCTCATCGTGCCCGCCTCCACGGCCTGCGTGGCCGGTGTGGCCCTCGGCCTGTCCAAGGACCTGCTCCAGCGCACGGCGAGCGTCACCCTCAAGGAACGCCGCACGCTGGTCGTGGCCGTACGGGAGGCCCCGCTGAACGGGCAGACGCTGCGCCATCTCGTGGCGCTGGACGAGGCCGGCGCGAGCGTCGTACCGGCCTCGCCCGCCTTCTACGCGGGCGCCACCCACATCCAGGATCTGGTGGACTTCGTCGCCGGGCGGGTGCTGGACGCGGCGGGCGTCGAGCACGGCCTGTACCGGCGGTGGCGGGGCGAGCTGGGCGGCGGGGCAGCGGATTAG
- a CDS encoding Lrp/AsnC family transcriptional regulator, with translation MDAVDRQLIQALRENGRASYAELGRLVGLSGPSVTDRINRLEAAGVITGYRATVNSASLGLGVTALIGISLSDAADHEDVAQRLRDLPEIEDCWFIAGDDSYMLKVRATDVDGLERIIRRLSGTKGVSRTRTTIVLSTKWENRVGELPEEV, from the coding sequence ATGGACGCGGTGGACAGGCAGCTCATCCAGGCCCTGAGGGAGAACGGCCGGGCCTCGTACGCGGAGCTGGGGCGCCTCGTCGGACTGTCGGGACCCAGCGTCACCGACCGCATCAACCGGCTGGAGGCGGCCGGCGTGATCACCGGCTATCGCGCCACGGTGAACTCGGCCTCGCTCGGCCTCGGCGTCACCGCGCTGATCGGCATCTCGCTCTCCGACGCCGCCGACCACGAGGACGTCGCCCAGCGGCTGCGGGACCTGCCGGAGATCGAGGACTGCTGGTTCATCGCCGGCGACGACTCCTACATGCTCAAGGTGCGGGCCACGGACGTGGACGGCCTGGAGCGGATCATCCGGCGGCTCAGCGGCACCAAGGGCGTCTCCCGGACCCGTACCACCATCGTGCTGTCCACGAAGTGGGAGAACCGGGTCGGAGAACTGCCCGAAGAGGTCTAG
- a CDS encoding GNAT family N-acetyltransferase, whose amino-acid sequence MPLTFTLDPAVTPALRDGILDLWTDVSNAGGAVGFVPPVRREDVRPELVAHLVAMAEGRHRLLVGCDGTGAPAAAAFLAHNTHRLQKHWVWLYTVMVHPRHQGKGYGRDLLAAAEEAARGLDGIDAIRLTCRGGTGLERFYGSCGYKEVGRVPGAIRVAPGDERDDITMLLPLT is encoded by the coding sequence ATGCCCCTTACTTTCACGCTCGATCCCGCCGTCACCCCGGCCCTGCGGGACGGCATCCTCGACCTGTGGACGGACGTCTCCAACGCGGGCGGCGCCGTGGGCTTCGTACCGCCGGTGCGCAGGGAGGACGTCCGCCCGGAGCTGGTGGCGCACCTCGTGGCGATGGCCGAGGGCCGGCACCGGCTGCTCGTCGGGTGCGACGGGACGGGGGCACCTGCCGCGGCCGCCTTCCTCGCCCACAACACGCACCGGCTCCAGAAGCACTGGGTGTGGCTGTACACGGTGATGGTCCACCCCCGGCACCAGGGCAAGGGGTACGGCCGCGACCTGCTGGCGGCCGCCGAGGAGGCGGCCCGCGGCCTCGACGGCATCGACGCGATCCGGCTGACCTGCCGGGGCGGCACCGGCCTGGAGCGGTTCTACGGCTCCTGCGGGTACAAGGAGGTCGGCCGGGTGCCCGGCGCCATCCGCGTCGCGCCCGGTGACGAACGCGACGACATCACCATGCTGCTGCCGCTCACCTGA
- the mqnE gene encoding aminofutalosine synthase MqnE, giving the protein MDVGLKRELEEKVRSGERLTREDGIALYESDDLAWLGGLAHEVRTRKNGDVVHFNVNRHLNMTNVCTASCAYCSFQRKPGEKDAYTMRIEEAVKLAKAMESENLTELHIVNGLHPNLPWRYYPRSLRELKAALPHVSLKAFTATEIHHFETISGLSASEILDELIDAGLESLTGGGAEIFDWEVRQHIVDHRTHWEDWSRIHRLAHEKGLKTPCTMLYGHIEEPRHRVDHVLRLRELQDETNGFQVFIPLRYQHDFVDMKDGKVRNTLQARTQMATGAEALKTFAVSRLLFDNVPHVKVFWVMHGVQTAQLALQHGADDMDGSVVEYKITHDADNYGTPNKLTREDLLELIRDAGFRPVERNTRYEIIREYDGPDPARRESPQPMRV; this is encoded by the coding sequence ATGGACGTCGGGCTCAAGCGCGAGCTGGAGGAGAAGGTCCGTTCCGGTGAGCGGCTGACCCGTGAGGACGGCATCGCGCTGTACGAGTCGGACGATCTGGCCTGGCTCGGCGGTCTGGCGCACGAGGTGCGGACCCGGAAGAACGGTGACGTCGTCCACTTCAACGTCAACCGGCATCTGAACATGACGAACGTGTGCACGGCCTCGTGCGCGTACTGCTCGTTCCAGCGCAAGCCGGGCGAGAAGGACGCGTACACGATGCGCATCGAGGAGGCCGTCAAGCTCGCCAAGGCGATGGAGTCGGAGAACCTCACCGAGCTGCACATCGTCAACGGGCTGCACCCGAACCTGCCGTGGCGCTACTACCCGCGCTCGCTGCGTGAGCTGAAGGCCGCGCTGCCGCACGTGTCGCTGAAGGCGTTCACGGCCACGGAGATCCACCACTTCGAGACGATCTCCGGCCTGTCGGCGTCCGAGATCCTCGACGAGCTGATCGACGCGGGGCTGGAGTCCCTGACCGGCGGCGGCGCCGAGATCTTCGACTGGGAGGTCCGGCAGCACATCGTGGACCACCGCACCCACTGGGAGGACTGGTCCCGCATCCACCGCCTGGCGCACGAGAAGGGTCTGAAGACCCCGTGCACCATGCTCTACGGCCACATCGAGGAGCCGCGCCACCGCGTCGACCACGTCCTGCGCCTGCGCGAACTCCAGGACGAGACGAACGGCTTCCAGGTCTTCATCCCGCTGCGCTACCAGCACGACTTCGTGGACATGAAGGACGGCAAGGTACGCAACACCCTCCAGGCCCGTACCCAGATGGCGACCGGCGCGGAGGCCCTGAAGACCTTCGCCGTCTCGCGGCTGCTGTTCGACAACGTGCCGCACGTGAAGGTCTTCTGGGTGATGCACGGCGTCCAGACCGCGCAGCTGGCGCTGCAGCACGGCGCGGACGACATGGACGGTTCGGTCGTCGAGTACAAGATCACGCACGACGCGGACAACTACGGCACGCCGAACAAGCTCACCCGTGAGGACCTGCTGGAGCTGATCCGGGACGCCGGTTTCCGTCCGGTGGAGCGCAACACGCGCTACGAGATCATCCGCGAGTACGACGGCCCGGACCCGGCCCGCAGGGAGTCCCCGCAGCCGATGCGGGTGTGA
- a CDS encoding AMP-dependent synthetase/ligase: MSTPFPHTPVSSAAPVSAVDYDGRPVLVEPWVQRLDGAVREVHVPPFAPPVTHGSLADLPFDNAGTAPASVVLSRRMPDGSWADVTAADFAEQVLAVAKGLIAEGLVSGDRIAVMARTRYEWTLLDFAAWAAGLVTVPVYPTSSVFQTRWILHDSGAVALITETADQAAAIGPELQHLPDLRHVWVMDKDHVTRLAEAGAQVPDGEVAVRRGMLGPATLATLIYTSGTTGRPKGCALSHGNFFAEVDNAIELLHPVFKGHDENPSVLLFLPMSHVFGRMVAIACVRARVRLGHAPSLAADDLLPDLAAFRPTALLTIPYMLEKVYNSARAKAESGGRVAAFDRAAAVAVRYGEALEAQQTGTGGGPSRSLKTARGFYDPLVYRKLRAAMGGRVRHVICGGSPLGRRLGAFYAGAGIEIFEGYGLTETTAATTVTPPLKPRLGTVGWPLPGTRVRIAADGEILVAGDHVLRGYWDPQAGGVVPASRDGWLATGDIGELDDEGYLTITGRKKELLITAGGKSVAPAPLENWLRQHPLISQVMLVGDGRPFVSALITLDPDGAMHWRQMIGKHPVPPELLVGDPELEAVLQRAIDEANKLVSRPESIRRFAVLPRDFTEYEGHLTPSMKLRREQIMRDFAQEVEGLYGD, translated from the coding sequence GTGTCCACCCCGTTCCCGCACACCCCTGTCTCCTCCGCTGCCCCCGTCTCCGCCGTCGACTACGACGGCCGCCCGGTCCTCGTGGAGCCCTGGGTCCAGCGGCTGGACGGTGCCGTACGGGAGGTGCACGTACCGCCGTTCGCGCCGCCGGTCACCCACGGCTCCCTCGCGGACCTGCCGTTCGACAACGCCGGGACCGCCCCGGCTTCCGTGGTGCTCAGCCGCCGCATGCCCGACGGCAGTTGGGCGGACGTGACGGCCGCGGACTTCGCCGAGCAGGTGCTCGCGGTGGCCAAGGGGCTGATCGCCGAGGGGCTGGTGTCGGGCGACCGGATCGCCGTCATGGCCCGCACGCGCTACGAGTGGACGCTGCTCGACTTCGCCGCCTGGGCGGCCGGGCTCGTCACCGTGCCCGTCTACCCGACGTCCTCCGTCTTCCAGACCCGCTGGATCCTGCACGACTCCGGCGCCGTCGCCCTGATCACCGAGACCGCCGACCAGGCCGCCGCCATCGGCCCCGAACTCCAGCACCTGCCCGACCTGCGCCATGTGTGGGTGATGGACAAGGACCACGTGACCCGGCTGGCGGAGGCGGGCGCGCAGGTACCCGACGGTGAAGTCGCCGTACGGCGCGGCATGCTGGGTCCGGCCACCCTCGCCACCCTCATCTACACCTCCGGCACCACCGGCCGCCCCAAGGGCTGCGCCCTGTCGCACGGAAACTTCTTCGCCGAGGTCGACAACGCCATCGAACTGCTCCACCCGGTCTTCAAGGGGCACGACGAGAACCCCTCGGTGCTGCTGTTCCTGCCGATGTCCCATGTGTTCGGGCGCATGGTCGCCATCGCCTGTGTGCGGGCCCGGGTGCGCCTCGGACACGCTCCGAGCCTCGCCGCCGACGACCTGCTGCCCGACCTGGCCGCCTTCCGGCCGACCGCCCTGCTGACCATCCCGTACATGCTGGAGAAGGTCTACAACTCGGCCCGCGCCAAAGCCGAGTCGGGCGGCCGGGTCGCGGCCTTCGACCGGGCTGCGGCGGTCGCCGTCCGCTACGGCGAGGCCCTGGAGGCCCAGCAGACCGGCACGGGCGGCGGCCCGAGCCGCTCGCTGAAGACGGCCCGCGGCTTCTACGACCCGCTCGTCTACCGCAAGCTCCGGGCCGCCATGGGCGGCCGCGTCCGGCACGTCATCTGCGGCGGCTCCCCGCTCGGCCGGCGCCTCGGCGCGTTCTACGCCGGCGCCGGCATCGAGATCTTCGAGGGGTACGGCCTGACGGAGACCACCGCCGCCACGACCGTCACCCCGCCGCTCAAGCCGCGCCTCGGCACGGTCGGCTGGCCGCTGCCCGGCACCCGGGTGCGTATCGCGGCCGACGGGGAGATCCTCGTCGCCGGCGACCATGTGCTGCGCGGCTACTGGGATCCGCAGGCCGGCGGCGTCGTGCCCGCGTCCCGGGACGGCTGGCTGGCGACCGGAGACATCGGCGAGCTGGACGACGAGGGCTACCTCACCATCACCGGCCGCAAGAAGGAACTGCTGATCACGGCGGGCGGCAAGTCGGTGGCCCCGGCCCCGCTGGAGAACTGGCTGCGCCAGCACCCGCTGATCTCCCAGGTCATGCTGGTCGGCGACGGCCGGCCGTTCGTGTCCGCGCTGATCACCCTCGACCCCGACGGCGCCATGCACTGGCGCCAGATGATCGGCAAGCACCCGGTGCCGCCGGAACTGCTCGTCGGCGACCCGGAGTTGGAGGCGGTCCTGCAACGCGCGATAGACGAGGCCAACAAACTCGTCTCGCGCCCCGAGTCCATCCGCCGCTTCGCCGTCCTGCCGAGGGACTTCACCGAGTACGAGGGCCATCTCACCCCCTCGATGAAGCTCCGCCGCGAGCAGATCATGCGGGACTTCGCACAGGAGGTGGAGGGGCTGTACGGGGACTGA
- a CDS encoding TetR/AcrR family transcriptional regulator, with protein sequence MGGARTKRMPRAVREQQMLDAAVQIFGRRGYMAASMDEIAELAGVSKPLVYLYLNSKEDLFTACIRREAAALSEAVRAGVCPDLPADRQLWDGLLAFFAHTAEHPDAWSVLHLQARTHGDPFAAEADAMRAEIVAFVTRLVVVAAREAHRDPDLPEGEVAGLAEALVGAAESLAAWANTTPGVTARQTAATLMNFAWAGLGNLMQGNRWTPSAEEAP encoded by the coding sequence ATGGGTGGGGCGAGGACCAAACGGATGCCGCGTGCGGTACGGGAGCAGCAGATGCTCGACGCCGCGGTGCAGATCTTCGGCCGGCGCGGCTACATGGCCGCCTCGATGGACGAGATAGCCGAACTCGCGGGTGTCTCCAAGCCGTTGGTCTATCTGTACCTGAACTCCAAGGAAGATCTCTTCACCGCCTGCATCCGCCGGGAGGCCGCCGCGCTGAGCGAGGCGGTGCGCGCCGGGGTGTGCCCGGACCTGCCCGCCGACCGCCAGCTGTGGGACGGCCTGCTGGCCTTCTTCGCGCACACCGCCGAGCACCCCGACGCCTGGTCCGTACTGCATCTCCAGGCCCGTACGCACGGTGACCCCTTCGCGGCCGAGGCCGACGCGATGCGCGCGGAGATCGTCGCGTTCGTGACCCGGCTGGTCGTGGTCGCCGCCCGCGAGGCCCACCGTGACCCCGACCTGCCGGAAGGCGAGGTCGCGGGCCTGGCGGAGGCGCTGGTCGGAGCGGCGGAGTCGCTGGCCGCGTGGGCCAACACGACACCGGGGGTCACGGCCCGGCAGACGGCGGCCACACTGATGAACTTCGCGTGGGCGGGGCTGGGCAATCTGATGCAGGGCAACCGATGGACTCCGTCGGCCGAGGAAGCGCCGTGA
- a CDS encoding DUF4229 domain-containing protein — protein MLRYTLMRLGVFAGCLVVVWGAVYSGIFPRGFGDSNFLWVLLLSLVLSAPISWVVLRRERDRASVQIVNRVDRMKANLEANRSQEDVVDDSARAQGEAAASN, from the coding sequence ATGCTCCGCTACACGCTGATGCGCCTCGGCGTCTTCGCCGGCTGCCTCGTGGTCGTCTGGGGAGCCGTCTACTCCGGTATCTTCCCGCGTGGCTTCGGCGACTCCAACTTCCTCTGGGTGCTGCTGCTCTCGCTGGTGCTGTCGGCGCCGATCAGCTGGGTGGTGCTGCGCAGGGAGCGGGACCGGGCCTCGGTGCAGATCGTGAACAGGGTCGACCGGATGAAGGCCAACCTGGAGGCCAACCGCAGCCAGGAGGACGTCGTCGACGACTCCGCCCGGGCACAGGGCGAGGCGGCCGCGTCCAACTAG
- a CDS encoding MaoC family dehydratase, whose translation MAVVRSVALAGAPALAPLLARGALRSPFKRPSPDAGFPRTRLVLPGLRVDLAHLAAYERVCGFATGETALPVTYPHVLGFPLAMRLMSARDFPLPLLGLVHTSVGIVRHTAAPATGGYQLAVHIDGLAPHRRGTQATVVTELTSGDELVWESRSTYLARHRTEDPAGPRQERRPHTRLPLPVLAEWRLAEDIGRRYGAVSGDRNPIHLHPLTARLFGFPRALAHGMWTVARCLAAHGTPGSAVVRAEFRAPVLLPGTVAYGADGNGRFELRGAGGRLHLSGEVRPLDRAMG comes from the coding sequence ATGGCAGTCGTTCGATCCGTCGCCCTCGCCGGCGCGCCCGCGCTCGCGCCCCTGCTGGCCCGGGGCGCCCTGCGCTCCCCGTTCAAGCGCCCCTCCCCCGACGCCGGGTTCCCGCGCACCCGGCTGGTACTGCCGGGGCTCCGCGTCGACCTGGCCCACCTGGCCGCGTACGAGCGGGTGTGCGGCTTCGCCACCGGCGAGACCGCCCTCCCCGTGACCTACCCGCACGTCCTGGGATTCCCGCTGGCCATGCGGCTGATGAGCGCCCGCGACTTCCCGCTGCCGCTGCTGGGCCTGGTGCACACCTCGGTCGGCATCGTCCGCCACACCGCCGCACCGGCGACGGGGGGGTATCAACTCGCCGTGCACATCGACGGGTTGGCTCCGCACCGGCGCGGGACACAGGCCACGGTGGTCACCGAGCTGACCTCGGGCGACGAACTCGTCTGGGAGTCGCGCAGCACCTATCTCGCCCGGCACCGCACCGAGGACCCCGCCGGCCCCCGGCAGGAGCGGCGGCCGCACACACGGCTCCCGCTGCCCGTGCTGGCCGAGTGGCGGCTCGCCGAGGACATCGGCCGGCGCTACGGCGCGGTCTCCGGCGACCGCAACCCCATCCATCTGCACCCGCTCACCGCCCGCCTCTTCGGCTTCCCGCGGGCCCTCGCGCACGGCATGTGGACGGTGGCCCGCTGCCTGGCCGCCCACGGCACGCCCGGCTCCGCCGTGGTGCGGGCCGAGTTCCGGGCGCCGGTGCTGCTGCCGGGGACGGTCGCCTACGGCGCGGACGGCAACGGCCGCTTCGAACTGCGTGGTGCGGGCGGACGGCTCCACCTGTCCGGAGAGGTGCGGCCACTGGACCGCGCGATGGGCTAG